The genomic DNA GCTTCGTCCGCCGTTCTTGCTCCCGACGTATTCGGAAGTAGAATCATGTCTTTAGGAATGTATTCTAAGATGTTTTCTTCTCCAGTAGCATTCAGGTCTACTCGTCTTAAAGCGACTGTGACGACTTGTGAACCGGATTGGGTTAGTGCTTCTTTCATTAGCTTGTGATTATAAAATTTTCCAGTTCCTGTTAGTAGTCGGTTATGTAGCTGCGTGTTCCCAATCGTTAATAAGTCGGTCATTGTGGTTCCTCCTATTGGTTCATTTTGGAAATATAAAAAAGACTTACCAATTTTGGCAAGCCTTCACATTCTTACATAAAGCTTTTCCTCATAATAGAGCTCATGTAAAATGATTGCTTCCCTACGTTGGTTCTAACCAAATCAGGTTCAAGGGTTGGAAAGATTCCTCTCAGCTTTTAGGCACCCCTAGCTAATTTTTTATTTTATTTGATTGCGATTTTAACTTTGTTTCGTTTGTATGCCCAATGATTGGTTGGGCCGTGGCCGGATCCGATGTGTAAATCTTCTTCGATGGCTGCCTGAATAAAGTCTTTTGCCACTTTCACCGCTTGAACAACGGAGCTCCCTTTTGCGAGTTGTGCGGTTATGGCAGCGGAAAAGGTACAGCCTGTGCCATGAGTATTTTTTGTGGGAATCCGATTCGAACTAAAGGTGTGAAATTGTTGACCGTCATATAAAAGATCAATCATTTCTTCCCTACCCTGATCATGTCCGCCTTTGATCATGACAGTTTTTGCACCCATGATATGGAGCAATTTAGCAACTTGTTTTCGGTCATCCATTGTCACAATTTTTATTCCTGTAAGCACCTCTGCTTCTGGAATATTTGGTGTCACGATGGTCGCAAGTGGAAGTAATTTTTCTTTTAAAGCTTTAACCGCTTCGTTTTGTAAAAGTGATGCTCCCCCTTTTGCAATCATTACGGGATCTACGACGACATGTTTCATTTCATAAAATTCTATAAATCTCGAAACCGCATCAATGGTATCACTGTTAAATAACATTCCGGTTTTGATCGCATCTGGACGCAAATCTTCAGCAATCGATTGAAGTTGTTCTTGAATCCCTTCCAAAGGAACCTTATAGACACCTTGTACGCCTGTTGTGTTTTGTGCAGTTACGGCTGTTATCACAGACATTCCGTATACATCAAGTTCTTGAAATGTCTTCAAATCAGCCTGTATACCAGCCCCTCCACCACTATCTGACCCTGCGATGGTTAATGCCTTTTTTACCATAACGAATAACCTCTCCTTGCCTAAAATTCATCAACTAATCTACGTAAAAGCTTGGTATGCTCTTGGATATGACTGGCTCGACAAATATCGGAAATGATTGCGAGGCCATTAGCTCCTGATTTCATAACGGTTTCTCCGTTGGTAGAATTCATTCCACCAATCGCAACAAGAGGCAAAGAAATTCCTGCATGACGAAATTCAGTGAAGATATCTAAGCTTTGTTGCTTTTCGGTATCCGCTTTTGAAATGGTAGGATACATCGGCCCAATTCCTAAGTAATCAGCTCCGTTTAGAACGGCCTGAAGTCCCTCTTCAACCGTGTGTGTGGATACACCAAGAATTTTCTTAGGACCTATTGTCTCCCTCACATATTTTGCATTTTCATCATCCTGGCCAACATGTACTCCATCAGCATCAAGAGCGATAGCCAGTGGTAGATCATCATTGACGATAAATGGGATCTTATGTGTCCCGCAGAGTTCTCGCAGTTTTTTTCCAAGTTCGTACTTCTCAATTTCTCCGAGAGTGCTGATCCCTTTTTCTCGATATTGATAACAAGTAATTCCACCTTCAATGGCTAGAGCTAACGTCTCTTCAGGTGTTCGATTCAAGCAGTCTTGACTGCCCATAATAAAATACAGTTTTAGAAAATCCATTTCCTTTTGCTCCCTCATATGGATGTTACTTCTGCAATGCTGACTTTGGCGAGGTCTACCACATCAGAGGATGAAGTGAGCATGAGTTGATTAAGAAATTCCATCTGAAAAGTGCCAACATGTTGGTCACCTGTCGCTAAAATCGCACGCTCAGCAACTGCACCATAAAAGGCTGATGCTCCTGCCGCTGCGAGTAAATAATTGGTTTCTACACTTGCAAACGCTCCTACGACAGATGAAAATAAGCAACCAGTTCCAGTTACTTTTGTTAGAAGTGGATGCCCGTTTGAAATAATAATCGATTCTTCACCATTAGAAACAACATCGTCTTTTCCGGTAACCACAACGGTCATATGTAATTTTTGAGCTGCCATTCGAGCAAGGTCTGTGATATTCCCTTCACCTGTACCAGAATCCACACCGCGTGTTTGCCATTCTTCTCCTATTACGTTGGCTACCTCTGCAGCATTTCCGCGTAATAGGCTAATGTTCACTTCAGATAGAAGTCGTTTTACAGTATTTGTGCGGTATGGTGTTGCACCAGCTCCAACCGGGTCAAGGACGACTGGAACGCCTTTTTCATTCGCTGCTTGACCAGCAATGATCATCGCTTCTACTTCAGGTTCCCTTAATGTGCCGATATTGAGCACAAGGGAATTCGCGATGCTTACCATGTCAGCTACTTCTTCTTTGGCATAGGCCATCACTGGTGAAGCGCCAAGAGCTAACAATCCATTAGCAACAAAATTAGTTACTACTACATTCGTCATATTATGAACTAACGGTGATTGCTCTCTTACTCTATCAATTAATGTTAAAAATTCATGACTCATTTTTCCCTGCTCCTTTCATATTAGCAAAACGATTTCAAGACAAAAAAAGCCAGATTCTTATAGAACCTGGCATAGTTACGAAACAATAAACATTTATCTTCGCAGTAACTACTTCCCTCCGCTGGTATGAGCCAGATCAGGTTCCAAGAGTCGAAAACTGAATTGTTTTCTCTCAGCCCGAACATACGGGCCCCCCTAGTAGATTTCCTATGAAACTATATTTACATCATAGTGGAAGGTTTTTCATAACGCAACTATAAATTATTTAAAAAGTAAAAAAAGTTCCCCCTGTACCAACAGGAGGAAGCCGATTAAATCGTAAATTTCCTTAAAACTTCTTTTAAGTTAATCGCCATTTCATTAACTGTCTGAACAGAAGAAGCGATTTCCTCCATCGTTGCCAACTGTGCCTCAGCAGATGCAGCAACCGCATAAGAGGAGTTCGAATTTACCTTTGCAATTTCTGTTAGCACTTCGATATTGGCAGTTACACATTTGGAACTTTCCGTCATTTTTTGGACATATTGATGAATAGACTGAATCGTTTTACGAATGTCTGTGATAGAGTCAGTGATTTGTATAAAAGATCTTCCCGCTTCATTTACAGCGATTGACCCATTTTCTACTTCAAGCGTATTTTTTTCCATTGCTTTTACGGCTTGATTTGTACCGGTTTGGATTTTCAAAATAAGATCTATAATTTCGTTAGAAGAGCTCTTTGACTGTACGGCAAGTTTCCGGACCTCATCAGCAACCACAGAAAAACCTTTCCCATGCTCCCCGGCTCGTGCTGCTTCAATCGCAGCATTTAAAGCGAGTAAGTTCGTTTGATCTGCAATACCAGTGATCACTTTGGTTATTTGACTGATTTCCTTTGATTGTCTTCCAAGGTTACCAATCACTCCTGCCACTTCGATTACAGAGTCATGTATATGTGACATTTGCTTTATTGCATTCTCTACGACCTTGTTTCCGTTTTTAGACACTCCATCGACCATATTAGCTGAAGCTTCCAGTTTTTCTGATGAAAAAGTGAGAGTTTCTTGAATCGAAGCCAATGTGTTCATTGTATGTATGGTTTCATTTACACTATCTAGTTGTTTTTGAGAGGCAGCAGCAACCTCTTGAATGGAAAAAGTAATACTTTCTGAACCTTGTGCGGTTTCCTCCGAGCTTGCTGTTAAATCCTCCGCAGAGGCAGAAACCTGGGTGGTTGTCTCATATGCTTGGGAAATTAAGGCTCGCAGTTCTTTTACCATCCGGTTGAAAGTAGTAGTTAGCTCACCAATTTCATCATTTGATGTAACCTTCATATCTGCGTGACTAAAATCACCTTCTGCAACTACTTGAATTCTCTCTGATAAACGACGGATCGGGCCATGAATAGAATTCATCAATACGATGGCAACTATTACGGAAATACAAATAACGATGAATGTAAAGATCATTGTCCAAAGTTGAACTTGATTTCCATTTGAAATGATTTCTTCTCCCAGCTGTTCTACACTTTTATTTTTTTCATCTGCTAAAGCCTTTAATTTTGCCATCGTTTGTTCGGCTTTAAACTTTTCAGATCCAACATTGAGTAAGGCTTGGCGTTTCTCTCCGTTATCAAACACGTCGAAAGCTTCCTTCATCATCATCTCATTCCATTTGGAACCGTCGGAAATGACCTTTTTTACAGCAGCTTCATCTTTGTTCCCAGCTACGTTAGTCAATAACCTATCTTCTAATTGGGTACTTAGGTGTACATTGTTTTCAAAGCTTTCCTTAGCCTGAGGAGAACCTTCAAGCATGTACTCATTTACGAGTCTTAATCGCTCAGCCATGAAAAATCGTAAATCTTGTAAGGCGTTTAATTGCTGTGATTCTTTTAGAATAAGTGATTTTGCTAATTCATTTGCCTTTTGGGTATTGATCATGGAGTAAATAGCTAGTCCACTAGAAACTAGTAACACGAGCCCGAAGCTAAGCATGATTTTTTTTCGAATACTTTGTGATTGAAATGGTATTCTTATGATTGGTAACCGCCATTTTGTATTCTTAATTTTATTAACCCATTTATCAATAGACTTCAATCCCTACACATCCTTCACCCGTTTGTCCACTTCATTATGGCAAAGGAATATTAAGCAATTGTAAAGGAAGTGTAAGTATTGTATAAAAATAAAACTAAATACCTAATTCTTAAGAACTATTCTCGGAATAAAAAACCTAGGAAATCATGGTATTTCCTAGGGAAGCGCAGGTTATGACATTTCTCTGCAAATTTCCTTATCCGACTAATCGATTAGTTAGTTTTTTGAGATATAGTGATAAAAAGACGCTTCGAGATAGACTAAATAAGATAAACGCCATCCATACTCCGTGGTTCCCAAAAACAGGTACAAGACCTATAATGGCTGCTAAAAATACAAGTAATGCAATAAAAATAGAATTTCTTACTGATTTCGCGTCCGTTGCACCGGAAAAAATACCTTCTAGTTGTAATCCCCAAAATCCGACAAGGGGAAATAATAACATCCAAAATAAGAATACATGAGTGGTTTCTCTTACCTCATGAATAGTCGTGAATAATGACACGATAAAGTCTCCAAACAGGATAGTCAAAAAGGATAAAAGAATAGCTGTGGCAATTCCCCAAGTTGCAGAAAGCGACAAGGCTCGAAAATATAGAGAAGTGTTTTTTCCTCCAAACGCTCTTCCCACTAAAATGCTTGAGGCATTAGCGAATCCGCCAAATAGATATGCCATTACGTACTGAATTTGTAAAAGGATCGCATTTGCAGCTAAGGTGAGCTCACCCATACTTGCTCCTTTTGAGGTGAGTATTCCAGTCATTGTAACCAAACATAATGTTCGGAGAAAATGGTCGCGATTAACAAGAAACATTTGAGTTAAGGTATCTTTCTTGATTAATGCACTAAGAGAAGGAATAAAGAAACGACTTTTATTTGTTTGAAAAATAAGGAACATTCCAACTATAACGGAGGACACTTCAGCAATTAATGTAGCATAGGCAACGCCTGCAACCCCCATATGTAGGCCCAGAACAAATACAATATCTAGCACAATGTTTAATACATTCATACCAATTTGCAGGAACAAAGACATTTTCACTTTACCTAAGCCGACTAACCAACCGATGGTTACATAGCTTAGTAGAATAAATGGTGCTCCCCAGATACGAATAAGAAAGTAGGTTTCAGCAAGAGCGTTTGTTGCTGTATTCCCGCCCATTAATAGGAGAGAAAGATGGATGATGGGCTTTTGAAAAAGGATGAATAGCAATCCCATCAGAATAGCAATGATCATTGGACGATAAAGAGCTAGCATAATACCTTCTTCGTTTTTTGCTCCATCGGCTTGTGAAGTGAAGCCACTGGTTGTCACACGTAAAAAGCCGAGCAACCAGTACAGCGTGTTAAAAATAACGGCTGCAATCGCGACCCCGCCTAATGCCGTAGGATCTTGAATTCTTCCTACGACGGCAGTATCTACCACCCCTAGTAATGGGGTAGACACTCCAGATAAAATTAACGGAAAAGCCAATACTAAGTATTCGCGATGAGTGCATGTATGTGAATAGCGGTGAACCTTTTGTTTAACGGAAGCTAAATTCATTTTACTCCCCTTTCTTACAGCATAGCAGCTTGTAACAACGCTTTTGTATACGAATGTCTTTCAGGAGCATAAAGGTCAGATAGTTGAAAATGATCGACCAAGCACCCATTTTTCATGACAAGAATTATATCACATAAGTTGGTTACTGTTCGTATATCATGAGAAATAAATAAGATGGACATTTGTAAGTTTCTCTGTAATGTTTTTAATAGCTCTAAGATACGTACTTGAACGGACACATCTAGGCTCGCAGTTGCTTCATCACAAACTAAAAGAGCAGGTTCAATACTTATAGCACGTGCTATACACACTCTTTGTTTTTGACCGCCACTCAGTTCATCGGGATAGCGATCCACCATAACCTTCTCTAGTCCAACCATTTCAAGCAATCTCTCTGCCTTTTCACGATTGGTATGCTTACCTGGTGGCAAATAAGAAGGTGTAAAATCAGTAAAGTTGTTAAGTGGCTCAAGTAAACTTTTCCCAATTGGTAGTTTTGGATTTAAAGCACTATTAGTGTCTTGAAAGACCATTTGGATATTCTTCCGATAGGCTCGAACATCTGCTCGTTTTTTAGGAGGGATTTGTTGTTCGTTAAATGTGATACACCCTTGTTTATAGCTTTCTAGACCAAGAATGAGTTTCGTGAGTGTACTTTTTCCACTGCCGCTTTCCCCAACAATACCAACGATTTCTCCCCTCTCTATTTGGAAAGAAACCCCTTGTAGTGCAGCAATATTGTTTGTATATACTTTTGATAGTTGTTCCACTTTTAGTAAACTCATACGGTTCGAACTCCTTGATGGGTGTGAAGGTAACGTTCTCCTGGTAGTGACAACAAACAGGAGCATAATTCTTTTGTATATGGATGCTGATGTTCACAACGTATTTGTTCCGGTGTTCCTTCCTCAACGATTCTCCCTTTTTGCATCACAAAAATGTGGTCGGATCGTTTGTATGCTTGTACGAGATCATGTGTGATAAATAAAACTGCACAGCGTGTTTCTTTTCTAACTTTTTCAATCGCATCTAGTACTGCTTCCGCTGTCATAACGTCTAAAGCCGTTGTGATTTCGTCACAAATAAGTAACTTAGGCTTTAAAGCTAATGCTAATCCAATCGCAACTCGCTGGACTTGCCCGCCACTTAATTGGAAGGGATAACTTTGAAAGATTCGGTTGCTATCTAATTGTATTTCCTCGAGAACATGAAGAGATAATTCTTTCGCCTCTTTTTTACTAATGGAATAGTGAGAACGAATCGCTTCTACCATTTGCTTTCCTACTTTTATAAACGGGGTAAAGCTGCCACGATAGTCTTGAAAGATACTCCCTATCTCGCTTCCTAGCAGTCGATGGTGGTTTCTTTTATCCAAGGAAAGAAGGTTCATATCTTCGTAAAATACATGACCCGTAACTACCATAGTAGAATCCAATAAGCCTTGAACGGTCCTTGCGGTTATACTTTTACCACTACCGCTTTCTCCAATCAGTGCGACCATTTCGCCTTGATTCAATTCTAAGTTGATATCTTTTAGAAGTAACTGTTCATCTTTCGTCTTTATTGATAGGTTTTGTATAGATAAAAGCCTCTCCTTCACAGTATGTTCCTCCTTTTTCCCGTCTTAAAATAACCTTTTAACCCTTCTCCAAGAAGATTGCAGCATAGAACAGTCAACAAAATAGCAATGCCTGGATAGACCATTAGAGATGGATGCACTTGAAAGAATGTTCTTCCTTCATTCAACATGGCTCCCCATTCGGGTAACGGCGCTTGAGCACCTATTCCAATGTAGGAAAAAGAAGAAATCAGCAAAATAATTTTTCCTACATCAATAGCAGCCATAACGACAATCTCAGAAAATATTTGTGGGATGATATGAAACTGTATGGTATGAAAGTTACTAGAATAAGAGAGCCTTGAAGCAAGAACGAACTCCTTTTGTTTCTCTTCTAAAACCAAGCCTCGAACAACACGAGCGTATACAATCCATTTTACGAGGACAATCGCAATCACAATATTGGTTAAGCTTGGTCCTAGAATTCCTGCTATCGCAATTGCTAAGATGAAATCTGGAAAAGCGAGGATTCCATCTATGACTCTCATAAAAAAAGCATCCATCCTCCCACCAATATATCCTGATAGCAATCCGATAGGAATACCTATACACATTGCTAGCAAGATGATAAGGAGTCCTAGTCCAATCGTTAATTTGGCACCATATACAATTCGTGCAAAAATATCTCTTCCCATATGATCCGTGCCAAGCCAATGATGGGATGATGAAGCGCTTAGACGGTTGGTCATATTAATATAAAACGGATCCTGGGTTCCAAAGAAACTTCCCACCAAAAAAACTATGGCTAAAATAGAGGCAAGAGAGATCCCTATCACCATACTCAGGTTTTTCTTGTTTTTCATTATTTTGCCTCCTTTCCTTGCTGAACTTGTGGGTTGATCACCAAATAAAGTAAGTCAACGAGCAAATTGGTTAGTACGATTAAAAAGCCAATCACAATAATAAAGCCTTGAATAAGGGGATAATCACGTTGCATAACAGCTTGAACAATTAATTCCCCCATGCCTGGCCAAGAAAATAAAATTTCAATGACTGATATCCCGCCAAGTAGACTTCCGAGACTAAGGCCAAACATCGTAACAAGTGGAATGAGACTTCCACGTAACGCATGGAAGAAAAGGATTCTACTTCTACTAATCCCCCTTGCTATCGCTGCTTCAATAAACGGGCTTTGCAGGATCGTGATGAGTCGTTCTCTTAACAAGGTAATATAGATCGGTGCCATCGCCATTCCAAGAGTGATTGAAGGCAGAACATAATGGGCAAATGTCCCTCTCCCCATCATCGGTAGCCATTGCAATTTTAATGAAAAGAAATACATAAGCAGTAGTCCTAACCAAAAACTTGGGATAGAAGCACCAACGAGCGCAAACCAGCGACTTATGTAATCGGGCCATCGGTTTTCATATAAAGCACTGACCACTCCTAATGGTATGGAAATAAGGAAAAGAACCGTTAATCCACCTATTGCTAACGCAAAAGTTGCAGGTAATCTATCAAATATCAGC from Robertmurraya sp. FSL R5-0851 includes the following:
- the thiD gene encoding bifunctional hydroxymethylpyrimidine kinase/phosphomethylpyrimidine kinase, translating into MVKKALTIAGSDSGGGAGIQADLKTFQELDVYGMSVITAVTAQNTTGVQGVYKVPLEGIQEQLQSIAEDLRPDAIKTGMLFNSDTIDAVSRFIEFYEMKHVVVDPVMIAKGGASLLQNEAVKALKEKLLPLATIVTPNIPEAEVLTGIKIVTMDDRKQVAKLLHIMGAKTVMIKGGHDQGREEMIDLLYDGQQFHTFSSNRIPTKNTHGTGCTFSAAITAQLAKGSSVVQAVKVAKDFIQAAIEEDLHIGSGHGPTNHWAYKRNKVKIAIK
- the thiE gene encoding thiamine phosphate synthase → MDFLKLYFIMGSQDCLNRTPEETLALAIEGGITCYQYREKGISTLGEIEKYELGKKLRELCGTHKIPFIVNDDLPLAIALDADGVHVGQDDENAKYVRETIGPKKILGVSTHTVEEGLQAVLNGADYLGIGPMYPTISKADTEKQQSLDIFTEFRHAGISLPLVAIGGMNSTNGETVMKSGANGLAIISDICRASHIQEHTKLLRRLVDEF
- the thiM gene encoding hydroxyethylthiazole kinase — its product is MSHEFLTLIDRVREQSPLVHNMTNVVVTNFVANGLLALGASPVMAYAKEEVADMVSIANSLVLNIGTLREPEVEAMIIAGQAANEKGVPVVLDPVGAGATPYRTNTVKRLLSEVNISLLRGNAAEVANVIGEEWQTRGVDSGTGEGNITDLARMAAQKLHMTVVVTGKDDVVSNGEESIIISNGHPLLTKVTGTGCLFSSVVGAFASVETNYLLAAAGASAFYGAVAERAILATGDQHVGTFQMEFLNQLMLTSSSDVVDLAKVSIAEVTSI
- a CDS encoding methyl-accepting chemotaxis protein — encoded protein: MKSIDKWVNKIKNTKWRLPIIRIPFQSQSIRKKIMLSFGLVLLVSSGLAIYSMINTQKANELAKSLILKESQQLNALQDLRFFMAERLRLVNEYMLEGSPQAKESFENNVHLSTQLEDRLLTNVAGNKDEAAVKKVISDGSKWNEMMMKEAFDVFDNGEKRQALLNVGSEKFKAEQTMAKLKALADEKNKSVEQLGEEIISNGNQVQLWTMIFTFIVICISVIVAIVLMNSIHGPIRRLSERIQVVAEGDFSHADMKVTSNDEIGELTTTFNRMVKELRALISQAYETTTQVSASAEDLTASSEETAQGSESITFSIQEVAAASQKQLDSVNETIHTMNTLASIQETLTFSSEKLEASANMVDGVSKNGNKVVENAIKQMSHIHDSVIEVAGVIGNLGRQSKEISQITKVITGIADQTNLLALNAAIEAARAGEHGKGFSVVADEVRKLAVQSKSSSNEIIDLILKIQTGTNQAVKAMEKNTLEVENGSIAVNEAGRSFIQITDSITDIRKTIQSIHQYVQKMTESSKCVTANIEVLTEIAKVNSNSSYAVAASAEAQLATMEEIASSVQTVNEMAINLKEVLRKFTI
- a CDS encoding MATE family efflux transporter, which codes for MNLASVKQKVHRYSHTCTHREYLVLAFPLILSGVSTPLLGVVDTAVVGRIQDPTALGGVAIAAVIFNTLYWLLGFLRVTTSGFTSQADGAKNEEGIMLALYRPMIIAILMGLLFILFQKPIIHLSLLLMGGNTATNALAETYFLIRIWGAPFILLSYVTIGWLVGLGKVKMSLFLQIGMNVLNIVLDIVFVLGLHMGVAGVAYATLIAEVSSVIVGMFLIFQTNKSRFFIPSLSALIKKDTLTQMFLVNRDHFLRTLCLVTMTGILTSKGASMGELTLAANAILLQIQYVMAYLFGGFANASSILVGRAFGGKNTSLYFRALSLSATWGIATAILLSFLTILFGDFIVSLFTTIHEVRETTHVFLFWMLLFPLVGFWGLQLEGIFSGATDAKSVRNSIFIALLVFLAAIIGLVPVFGNHGVWMAFILFSLSRSVFLSLYLKKLTNRLVG
- a CDS encoding ATP-binding cassette domain-containing protein; the protein is MSLLKVEQLSKVYTNNIAALQGVSFQIERGEIVGIVGESGSGKSTLTKLILGLESYKQGCITFNEQQIPPKKRADVRAYRKNIQMVFQDTNSALNPKLPIGKSLLEPLNNFTDFTPSYLPPGKHTNREKAERLLEMVGLEKVMVDRYPDELSGGQKQRVCIARAISIEPALLVCDEATASLDVSVQVRILELLKTLQRNLQMSILFISHDIRTVTNLCDIILVMKNGCLVDHFQLSDLYAPERHSYTKALLQAAML
- a CDS encoding ABC transporter ATP-binding protein; translation: MKERLLSIQNLSIKTKDEQLLLKDINLELNQGEMVALIGESGSGKSITARTVQGLLDSTMVVTGHVFYEDMNLLSLDKRNHHRLLGSEIGSIFQDYRGSFTPFIKVGKQMVEAIRSHYSISKKEAKELSLHVLEEIQLDSNRIFQSYPFQLSGGQVQRVAIGLALALKPKLLICDEITTALDVMTAEAVLDAIEKVRKETRCAVLFITHDLVQAYKRSDHIFVMQKGRIVEEGTPEQIRCEHQHPYTKELCSCLLSLPGERYLHTHQGVRTV
- the nikC gene encoding nickel transporter permease, which gives rise to MKNKKNLSMVIGISLASILAIVFLVGSFFGTQDPFYINMTNRLSASSSHHWLGTDHMGRDIFARIVYGAKLTIGLGLLIILLAMCIGIPIGLLSGYIGGRMDAFFMRVIDGILAFPDFILAIAIAGILGPSLTNIVIAIVLVKWIVYARVVRGLVLEEKQKEFVLASRLSYSSNFHTIQFHIIPQIFSEIVVMAAIDVGKIILLISSFSYIGIGAQAPLPEWGAMLNEGRTFFQVHPSLMVYPGIAILLTVLCCNLLGEGLKGYFKTGKRRNIL
- the nikB gene encoding nickel ABC transporter permease, producing MLKRIGKMIGSRLSQLLVMVFVLSFLTFLLMKITPGDPIRSILKVDDVSVTTEKEEELKKEYGFDKPILQQYGDWIINVGQFDLGESLISKKPVSELIFDRLPATFALAIGGLTVLFLISIPLGVVSALYENRWPDYISRWFALVGASIPSFWLGLLLMYFFSLKLQWLPMMGRGTFAHYVLPSITLGMAMAPIYITLLRERLITILQSPFIEAAIARGISRSRILFFHALRGSLIPLVTMFGLSLGSLLGGISVIEILFSWPGMGELIVQAVMQRDYPLIQGFIIVIGFLIVLTNLLVDLLYLVINPQVQQGKEAK